A single window of Helicobacter macacae MIT 99-5501 DNA harbors:
- a CDS encoding ABC transporter permease, translating into MPKHQDFTLESLAKSSNAGKAHSKAKCLPAFLHRKFLRFDKTQPFISITAILAFLGIGIGVMVLVVAMAIMNGMSKEFEKRLFVMSYPLTLHSLNRSGVPRALLDSLEKHFPNLAFSPYISAQSVAKIDGSMEAGIVFGIDAKREARINPVFANAFIKNTFENNVFEDKSLETNPNLNPQTNPTLASALESFSQNRFAIIIGNSIIDSHFLEKGDKITLYFTRLEPTGLVLSPTMKRFSLFGGFSSGISAYDTAYMYANIEAIAAVKNRPTDIFDGIHIHSSKPMEDIAPLRVFLSSKEGIEIGKIYGGKYTIEGWWQKNSNLFAAMDLEKNVLFIVLMLIILMASLNIISSLLMVVMNRRKEIALLLSLGASKAEIKKTFFYLGITIGFCGIAFGIVLSGVVLWVLDTFPIISLPADVYGVSKLPLDLSVLDFIATIIGASIIVCLSSFYPAKKASEIDALVVLRNE; encoded by the coding sequence ATGCCAAAACACCAAGACTTCACGCTAGAATCCCTAGCAAAATCCTCTAATGCAGGCAAAGCACATAGTAAAGCAAAATGTCTACCTGCATTTTTGCATCGCAAATTTTTGCGCTTCGATAAAACACAACCATTTATCTCTATCACGGCGATTTTGGCGTTTCTTGGGATTGGCATAGGGGTAATGGTGCTAGTGGTGGCTATGGCGATAATGAATGGAATGAGTAAAGAATTTGAAAAGCGATTGTTTGTGATGAGCTATCCGCTTACACTTCATTCGCTAAATCGCTCTGGCGTGCCTCGTGCCCTGCTAGATAGCCTAGAGAAGCACTTCCCAAATCTAGCCTTTAGCCCCTATATCTCTGCCCAAAGTGTCGCCAAAATCGATGGTTCAATGGAAGCTGGCATAGTTTTTGGCATAGATGCCAAAAGAGAAGCGAGGATAAACCCCGTCTTTGCAAATGCTTTCATAAAAAATACCTTTGAGAATAATGTCTTTGAGGACAAATCTCTAGAGACAAACCCAAATCTAAATCCACAGACAAATCCCACTCTTGCTTCTGCCCTAGAGTCTTTCTCTCAAAATCGCTTTGCAATCATCATTGGCAATAGCATTATAGATTCTCACTTCCTTGAGAAAGGGGACAAAATCACGCTATATTTTACGCGACTAGAGCCCACAGGGCTAGTGCTAAGCCCTACGATGAAGCGATTTAGCCTTTTTGGTGGATTTAGCTCTGGGATAAGTGCGTATGACACTGCCTATATGTATGCAAATATTGAAGCAATCGCAGCGGTAAAAAACCGCCCTACTGATATTTTTGATGGGATTCATATCCATTCATCAAAGCCTATGGAGGACATAGCTCCTTTGAGGGTGTTTCTTAGCTCCAAAGAGGGGATAGAGATAGGCAAAATCTATGGTGGCAAATACACCATAGAGGGCTGGTGGCAAAAAAATAGCAATCTTTTTGCCGCTATGGATTTAGAAAAAAATGTGCTTTTTATCGTGCTAATGCTTATTATACTAATGGCAAGCCTAAATATCATAAGCTCACTTCTAATGGTAGTGATGAATCGCCGCAAAGAAATCGCCCTGCTTCTAAGTCTAGGTGCGAGCAAAGCCGAAATCAAAAAGACATTTTTCTATCTAGGCATTACTATTGGATTTTGTGGAATCGCCTTTGGAATCGTGCTTAGTGGTGTGGTGCTGTGGGTGCTAGATACTTTCCCTATCATAAGCCTGCCCGCTGATGTCTATGGCGTGAGTAAGCTACCGCTTGATTTAAGTGTGCTTGACTTCATCGCTACAATCATAGGCGCGAGTATCATCGTGTGCCTCTCATCTTTTTATCCCGCCAAAAAGGCAAGCGAGATTGACGCCTTAGTCGTTTTAAGAAATGAATGA
- the secA gene encoding preprotein translocase subunit SecA, which produces MLKTLFGNIISSRNDKLVKKYHKRVESINALEPSLKSLSDSELQERFAHLKSRVQESIATHSKADKHGNLDTKKALHYALDSVLEECFAITREASVRTLGMRHFDVQLIGGMVLNDGRIAEMKTGEGKTLVATLAVCLNALSGKGVHIVTVNDYLAARDASDMGALYEFLGFSVGVITSTDKGEGERLETYSKDIVYGTNNEFGFDYLRDNMKYNLESKVQKHHAYAIIDEVDSILIDEARTPLIISGPANRKMENYQSADKVAKSLKAEIDFTIDEKNRVILITEEGIKKAEQAFGVENLYSIENAALSHHLDQALKANYLFFKDKDYVVQGGENGDEIVIVDEFTGRLSEGRRFSEGLHQALEAKEGVQIKEESQTLADITFQNYFRLYDKLAGMTGTAQTEASEFLQIYNLEVISIPTNVPILRKDLNDLIYKSEREKFNAVLEKIKELYSKGQPVLVGTASIEKSEVLHELLKKQKIPHTVLNAKQHTKEAEIIKDAGLKGSVTIATNMAGRGVDIKINDEVKELGGLYIIGTERHESRRIDNQLRGRSGRQGDPGVSQFYLSLEDSLLRIFGSDKLKGIMEKLGLKDGEHIESGLVTRSVQNAQKKVENLHFESRKHLLEYDDVANEQRKSVYKFRNELLDSEFDMSERVEQNRTLALERAFEQVRANSDDGSVNIDSLSKVLQDEFGFEGDISRLDSQNELALFDEVLSVITQEYETKMSKLPPNRKNEIERIIYLQVLDNEWREHLYTMDTLKTGIGLRGYNQKDPLVEYKKESYNLFIELIESIKYQAIKMLHIIELVETKDSSEQTQEIIEDLQTPENELAYNTDELESSSISGADSKPFGRKVSRNEPCPCGSGKKFKLCHGKSGPKKGMLAK; this is translated from the coding sequence ATGCTTAAAACACTTTTTGGAAATATCATTAGCTCCCGCAATGACAAACTTGTAAAAAAATACCACAAGCGAGTAGAATCCATAAACGCCCTAGAACCAAGCCTAAAATCCCTTAGTGATAGCGAATTACAAGAGCGATTTGCCCATCTAAAATCTCGCGTCCAAGAGAGCATCGCTACGCATTCCAAAGCTGATAAGCACGGCAATCTAGACACCAAAAAAGCACTACACTACGCACTAGATTCTGTGCTTGAAGAGTGCTTTGCTATCACGCGTGAAGCAAGTGTGCGCACACTTGGTATGAGGCATTTTGATGTCCAGCTCATCGGTGGAATGGTGCTAAATGACGGGCGAATCGCAGAGATGAAAACGGGCGAGGGCAAAACCCTTGTCGCCACACTTGCTGTATGTCTAAACGCACTAAGTGGCAAAGGCGTGCATATCGTAACGGTAAATGACTATCTTGCTGCTAGAGATGCAAGCGATATGGGAGCTTTGTATGAGTTTTTGGGATTTAGCGTGGGGGTAATCACTAGCACAGACAAAGGCGAGGGAGAGAGACTAGAAACCTACTCAAAAGACATAGTCTATGGCACAAACAATGAATTTGGATTTGACTATTTGCGTGATAATATGAAATACAACCTAGAATCCAAAGTCCAAAAACACCACGCTTATGCTATCATCGATGAGGTGGATTCTATCCTCATAGATGAAGCACGCACGCCACTTATCATCTCTGGACCTGCCAATCGCAAAATGGAAAACTACCAATCCGCCGACAAAGTAGCAAAATCCCTCAAAGCCGAGATAGATTTCACTATCGATGAAAAAAATCGCGTGATTTTAATCACAGAGGAGGGAATCAAAAAAGCTGAACAAGCCTTTGGCGTAGAAAATCTATACAGCATAGAAAATGCCGCACTCTCTCATCATCTAGACCAAGCACTTAAAGCAAATTATTTGTTTTTCAAAGACAAAGACTATGTCGTGCAAGGTGGCGAAAATGGCGATGAAATCGTAATCGTAGATGAATTTACAGGGCGACTAAGTGAGGGGAGGAGGTTTAGCGAGGGGCTACACCAAGCACTAGAGGCAAAAGAGGGCGTGCAGATAAAAGAAGAAAGCCAAACGCTAGCAGACATTACTTTCCAAAACTACTTTCGCCTATATGACAAGCTAGCAGGTATGACAGGCACAGCACAGACTGAAGCGAGCGAGTTTTTGCAGATTTATAATCTAGAAGTCATCTCAATCCCAACAAATGTGCCGATTTTGCGCAAGGATTTGAATGACTTGATTTACAAAAGCGAGAGAGAGAAATTTAACGCTGTGCTAGAAAAAATAAAAGAGCTTTACTCCAAAGGACAGCCCGTGCTTGTCGGCACTGCAAGTATTGAAAAAAGCGAAGTCTTGCACGAACTGCTAAAAAAGCAAAAAATCCCACACACCGTGCTAAACGCTAAGCAACACACAAAAGAAGCCGAAATCATCAAAGACGCAGGGCTAAAGGGAAGCGTAACAATCGCTACAAATATGGCAGGAAGAGGCGTGGATATAAAGATAAATGACGAAGTCAAAGAGCTAGGCGGGCTATATATCATCGGCACAGAGCGACACGAAAGTCGCAGAATCGACAATCAGCTTCGCGGACGAAGTGGCAGGCAGGGCGACCCGGGGGTAAGTCAATTTTATTTAAGCCTAGAGGATTCTTTGCTAAGAATCTTTGGCAGCGATAAGTTAAAAGGCATTATGGAAAAGCTAGGGCTAAAAGATGGCGAGCATATTGAGTCAGGGCTTGTAACGCGCTCGGTGCAAAATGCGCAAAAAAAGGTAGAAAATCTACACTTTGAGTCTCGCAAGCACTTACTAGAATACGATGATGTCGCAAATGAGCAACGAAAAAGCGTGTATAAATTCCGCAATGAACTCCTTGATAGTGAATTTGATATGAGTGAGCGAGTGGAGCAAAACCGCACTCTTGCGCTAGAGAGGGCGTTTGAGCAAGTGAGGGCAAATAGTGATGATGGCTCTGTAAATATTGATTCTCTTAGCAAAGTCTTGCAAGATGAGTTTGGATTTGAGGGTGATATATCTAGACTAGATTCCCAAAACGAGCTAGCACTATTTGATGAAGTGCTAAGCGTGATAACGCAAGAGTATGAAACCAAAATGTCAAAGCTCCCCCCCAATCGCAAAAACGAAATCGAGCGAATCATTTACCTGCAAGTGCTTGATAACGAATGGCGCGAGCATCTCTACACAATGGATACGCTAAAGACAGGCATAGGACTGCGCGGATACAACCAAAAAGACCCGCTTGTCGAATACAAAAAAGAAAGCTACAATCTTTTTATAGAGCTGATAGAATCCATAAAATACCAAGCCATAAAAATGCTTCATATCATTGAGCTAGTGGAGACAAAGGATTCTAGCGAGCAAACCCAAGAGATTATTGAGGATTTGCAAACACCTGAAAATGAGCTAGCCTACAACACCGATGAACTAGAATCTAGCTCAATAAGTGGTGCGGATTCTAAGCCATTTGGACGCAAAGTCTCTAGAAATGAGCCTTGTCCGTGCGGTAGTGGCAAAAAGTTTAAACTCTGCCACGGCAAAAGCGGACCAAAAAAGGGAATGCTTGCAAAATAA